A region of Vespula vulgaris chromosome 1, iyVesVulg1.1, whole genome shotgun sequence DNA encodes the following proteins:
- the LOC127065886 gene encoding uncharacterized protein LOC127065886 isoform X2 yields the protein MSRRPSVSIYDYPEHLNPFNDDTTSPPSSYPRLQRENSKTSGCPKEIKHKFWTFGRSRKKRSNSFSIKSTWNGLFGKRKESDQPEKRSTIITVSSTYKREPFDRPIAPPRISKDQQEFDEALGTLVRRRKYTLDSGSRYSSSLTVNGDPARIYDGSPQDTTTSIMGDLTPKAPARRFGQVSPRSTDKIPPLNFEDKESKENGTVTLREKSSERTPVPPIRRSGNRSSQRLNMSNLDLEEETSRSADVTLRDENENVPEDYVFKRFGQDSVRRSNISINSCVSIGSTASGYGRKKRRAPQPPRRTEQLETPEESDVKQTPDTTNVELQITEPIDISRVTENIDEMTKRSQELVETSNENTESSVQLISKDETNTQNVIEKSVVEESIAKSTKSEEDAKIRVVQNVESENNQESLVEQKQETDIVQKEEKIKEASDKETASHENQTNKESDIDIEYCRKEEDKVEIIKDVNEINSKEELDVCLRRKDSADRLSRSDSFSVQEEIKKIERQIQALESKNSSRDSTDQTLDDIAADRTSNNTRLSILANRRHFFQNMVDNEILPYPSKHLKNQ from the exons ATGTCGAGACGTCCAAGCGTTTCCATTTACGATTATCCGGAGCATCTAAATCCTTTCAATGACGACACTACAAGCCCTCCTTCCTCGTATCCACGTTTGCAGCGTGAAAATAGCAAGACCTCGGGTTGCCCCAAAGAgataaaacataaattttgGACCTTCGGAAGAAGCAGGAAAAAGAGATCCAACAGTTTTTCCATCAAGTCAACATG GAACGGACTCTTTGGTAAACGAAAGGAATCGGATCAACCTGAGAAAAGATCGACGATTATAACGG ttTCGTCGACGTACAAAAGAGAGCCTTTTGATAGGCCAATTGCACCGCCACGAATTTCGAAAGATCAGCAGGAATTTGACGAAGCCTTGGGAACTCTggtgagaagaagaaaatacacgTTGGACAGTGGTTCCAGATATAGTTCTAGTCTTACCGTGAATGGGGATCCTGCCAGAATATATGATGGGAGTCCTCAGGACACAACGACGTCCATTATGGGTGATCTTACTCCGAAAGCTCCAGCTAGAAg atttggCCAAGTCAGTCCAAGATCGACAGACAAGATACCACCATTGAATTTTGAAGAtaaagaatcgaaagaaaatggaacGGTTACGTTGCGTGAAAAATCTTCCGAAAGAACTCCGGTACCGCCAAT CCGAAGATCTGGCAACAGATCATCGCAGAGGCTAAACATGAGTAATTTGGATTTAGAAGAAGAGACTAGCAGGTCAGCCGACGTTACATTGAGAGACGAAAACGAGAACGTTCCCGAAGATTATGTTTTCAAAAGATTTGGACAGGATTCCGTAAGAAGatcaaatatatctataaacaGTTGTGTGTCCATTGGTAGTACCGCTAGTGGTTACGGACGAAAAAAACGTAGAGCACCACAGCCACCACGACGCACAGAACAATTGGAAACTCCAGAG gaAAGCGATGTCAAACAAACTCCGGATACTACGAACGTGGAATTACAAATTACCGAACCGATCGATATCAGTAGAGTCACGGAGAATATCGATGAAATGACAAAAAGGAGTCAAGAATTGGTAGAAACTTCGAATGAAAATACAGAAAGTAGTGTTCAGTTAATTTCTAAAGACGAAACGAATACACAAAATGTTATTGAAAAGTCTGTTGTCGAAGAATCCATTGCGAAAAGTACGAAAAGCGAAGAGGACGCAAAAATTAGGGTTGTACAAAATGTAGAATCGGAGAACAATCAGGAATCGCTCGTTGAACAAAAACAAGAGACGGATATCGttcaaaaagaggaaaaaatcaAAGAGGCAAGTGACAAAGAGACGGCCAGTCATGAAAATCAAACGAATAAGGAAAGTGATATTGATATTGAATATTGcagaaaggaagaggataaggtggaaataataaaagatgtcaatgaaataaattcgaaagaagaatTGGATGTATGTCTTCGAAGAAAAGACTCTGCTGACAGACTATCACGATCCGACAGTTTTTCCGTTCAAgaggagataaagaaaattgaaagacaAATCCAAGCTTTAGAATCGAAAAATTCATCGAGAGATTCAACGGATCAAACCTTGGACGATATTGCAGCTGATCGTACTTCGAACAACACTCGACTATCCATTCTAGCTAATCGCAGACACTTTTTTCAAAACATGGTTGATAACGAA ATTCTCCCGTACCCGTCGAAGCACCTAAAGAACCAGTGA
- the LOC127065897 gene encoding HEAT repeat-containing protein 3, with protein MGKQKRQRRKPHKENPTGFVSTNHFEEIEDFTNVDKEEALQKVYEEVQSSILEEKLSGLQTLESMSCSKSMAERIAMDGIAKILGPLLIDHSIPVRASVASTLRHIVENGGEKACTKFVNDDIMTPLSTLLKRDYREWQPKLDCAIKGKICDEKETFIQAITLLWSLCENNEVAIKHVNELDLMSILLPYFDIATYGTEISIVVAQCILALSEDNPIAFEELKEYEQNLLNLLNLKVNDDIPSCDMVLLKTLVSGILMNINSHTESNKIHIVSQVINVLSETLVIDNINLSCNLSTTLSEEKEKFSRDTQKKIREFRKLLGAQQQALEILTNLCSEDQENELYSEIDDSEQIEGEEPMDDDESTSNNFCQIISSLPVELIEVISNSNLLKKIWNKTTDINNVIRESFSQSIEGRTLLKQIHLLRCRAYLCLHNFISILDISMLGGVENLYSTWCEIGTIVFKDADMNDIELLESATAALRAILQKLTEVQANTFSKLTVADIQPMLNGERHCPNANIRANLIRILGNLALIIFNNDNLHKHDLMKHISVFLLVTCATEPVAWVIGECLDALMDIFSEDETDKLAGEIQLTVKLRELIPIFKNKVREQKKTLGDNVAVISTVNTNIIRFIKYKEKRIKHLK; from the exons atggGGAAACAAAAACGTCAAAGACGAAAACCGCATAAAGAAAATCCCACAGGATTTGTATCGACTAATCATttcgaagaaatagaagatttTACAAATGTCGACAAAGAAGAAGCATTGCAAAAAGTATACGAGGAA GTACAATCTTCaattttagaagaaaaattatctggTTTGCAAACATTAGAATCTATGTCTTGTAGTAAAAGTATGGCTGAACGAATAGCCATGGATGGTATTGCTAAAATTCTTGGCCCTTTACTTATTGATCATAGTATACCAGTAAGAGCTTCTGTTGCAAGTACTTTGAGACATATAGTTGAGAATGGTGGAGAAAAAGCTTGTACAAAATTTGTTAATGACGATATCATGACTCCTTTATCTACTTTGCTTAAAAGA gaTTACAGAGAATGGCAACCAAAGTTGGATTGTgcaataaaaggaaaaatatgcgacgaaaaagaaacatttattcAAGCTATTACATTGCTTTGGTCTTTATgtgaaaataatgaagtaGCTATCAAGCATGTAAATGAATTAGATCTTATGTCAATTTTATTACCATATTTTGATATTGCCACGTATGGAACAGAAATAAGTATTGTGGTAGCACAGTGTATACTTGCTCTATCAGAGGATAATCCCATTGCATTTGAAGAACTTAAAGAAtatgaacaaaatttattgaatttgttaaatttaaaagTTAACGATGACATACCATCTTGCGATAtggtattattaaaaactttaGTAAGTGgtatattaatgaatataaatagtCATACTGAAAGTAACAAAATTCATATAGTTAGTCaagttataaatgttttatcagAAACACTGGTTATAGATAACATTAATTTATCATGTAATTTGTCTACAACTTTAtcagaggagaaagaaaaattttctagaGATActcaaaagaaaatacgagaatTCAGAAAGTTACTTGGAGCCCAACAACAAGCATTAGAGATTTTGACTAATTTATGTTCAGAAGATCAAGAAAATGAATTGTATTCTGAAATAGATGATTCTGAGCAAATAGAGGGTGAAGAACCTATGGATGATGATGAATCTACTAGCAATAATTTTTGtcaaataatttcatcatTACCAGTAGAACTGATAGAAGTTATCAGCAATtccaatttattaaaaaaaatttggaatAAAACTACAGATATAAACAATGTGATTCGTGAATCTTTTTCACAAAGCATTGAAGGAAGAACACTTTTAAAACAGATTCATTTATTGAGATGTAGAGCATATTTAtgtttacataattttatatctattttagaTATTAGTATGTTAGGTGGTGTGGAAAATTTGTACAG TACATGGTGTGAAATTGGAACAATTGTCTTTAAAGATGCAGATATGAatgatattgaattattagaaTCAGCAACTGCTGCTTTGAGGGCTATTCTTCAAAAACTGACAGAAGTACAGGCAAATACATTTTCCAAATTGACTGTAGCTGATATACAACCAATGTTGAATGGAGAGAGACACTGTCCAAATGCAAATATTCGTGCTAATTTAATAAGGATTTTAGGAAATTTAGctttgattatatttaacaatgaCAATTTACATAAACATGATTTAATGAag cacataagtgtatttttattagtaaCTTGTGCAACTGAACCTGTAGCATGGGTTATAGGAGAATGTTTGGATGCATTAATGGATATATTTTCTGAAGATGAGACAGACAAATTAGCAGGAGAGATTCAATTAACAGTTAAATTACGGGAACTGATaccaatttttaaaaataag GTtcgagaacagaaaaaaacttTAGGAGATAACGTAGCAGTGATATCTACGGTAAATACGaatattatacgatttataaaatataaagaaaaacgtataaaacatctgaaatga
- the LOC127065886 gene encoding uncharacterized protein LOC127065886 isoform X1, which yields MSRRPSVSIYDYPEHLNPFNDDTTSPPSSYPRLQRENSKTSGCPKEIKHKFWTFGRSRKKRSNSFSIKSTWNGLFGKRKESDQPEKRSTIITVSSTYKREPFDRPIAPPRISKDQQEFDEALGTLVRRRKYTLDSGSRYSSSLTVNGDPARIYDGSPQDTTTSIMGDLTPKAPARRFGQVSPRSTDKIPPLNFEDKESKENGTVTLREKSSERTPVPPIRRSGNRSSQRLNMSNLDLEEETSRSADVTLRDENENVPEDYVFKRFGQDSVRRSNISINSCVSIGSTASGYGRKKRRAPQPPRRTEQLETPEESDVKQTPDTTNVELQITEPIDISRVTENIDEMTKRSQELVETSNENTESSVQLISKDETNTQNVIEKSVVEESIAKSTKSEEDAKIRVVQNVESENNQESLVEQKQETDIVQKEEKIKEASDKETASHENQTNKESDIDIEYCRKEEDKVEIIKDVNEINSKEELDVCLRRKDSADRLSRSDSFSVQEEIKKIERQIQALESKNSSRDSTDQTLDDIAADRTSNNTRLSILANRRHFFQNMVDNEVNKDGVKIEFKELPREQKNIHVIKLTDSPVPVEAPKEPVKVIELHISEPIRQRPEILDDVNPIPKPRRHASLSHNGFEVPIAPRERSRNSESSDKRGKSV from the exons ATGTCGAGACGTCCAAGCGTTTCCATTTACGATTATCCGGAGCATCTAAATCCTTTCAATGACGACACTACAAGCCCTCCTTCCTCGTATCCACGTTTGCAGCGTGAAAATAGCAAGACCTCGGGTTGCCCCAAAGAgataaaacataaattttgGACCTTCGGAAGAAGCAGGAAAAAGAGATCCAACAGTTTTTCCATCAAGTCAACATG GAACGGACTCTTTGGTAAACGAAAGGAATCGGATCAACCTGAGAAAAGATCGACGATTATAACGG ttTCGTCGACGTACAAAAGAGAGCCTTTTGATAGGCCAATTGCACCGCCACGAATTTCGAAAGATCAGCAGGAATTTGACGAAGCCTTGGGAACTCTggtgagaagaagaaaatacacgTTGGACAGTGGTTCCAGATATAGTTCTAGTCTTACCGTGAATGGGGATCCTGCCAGAATATATGATGGGAGTCCTCAGGACACAACGACGTCCATTATGGGTGATCTTACTCCGAAAGCTCCAGCTAGAAg atttggCCAAGTCAGTCCAAGATCGACAGACAAGATACCACCATTGAATTTTGAAGAtaaagaatcgaaagaaaatggaacGGTTACGTTGCGTGAAAAATCTTCCGAAAGAACTCCGGTACCGCCAAT CCGAAGATCTGGCAACAGATCATCGCAGAGGCTAAACATGAGTAATTTGGATTTAGAAGAAGAGACTAGCAGGTCAGCCGACGTTACATTGAGAGACGAAAACGAGAACGTTCCCGAAGATTATGTTTTCAAAAGATTTGGACAGGATTCCGTAAGAAGatcaaatatatctataaacaGTTGTGTGTCCATTGGTAGTACCGCTAGTGGTTACGGACGAAAAAAACGTAGAGCACCACAGCCACCACGACGCACAGAACAATTGGAAACTCCAGAG gaAAGCGATGTCAAACAAACTCCGGATACTACGAACGTGGAATTACAAATTACCGAACCGATCGATATCAGTAGAGTCACGGAGAATATCGATGAAATGACAAAAAGGAGTCAAGAATTGGTAGAAACTTCGAATGAAAATACAGAAAGTAGTGTTCAGTTAATTTCTAAAGACGAAACGAATACACAAAATGTTATTGAAAAGTCTGTTGTCGAAGAATCCATTGCGAAAAGTACGAAAAGCGAAGAGGACGCAAAAATTAGGGTTGTACAAAATGTAGAATCGGAGAACAATCAGGAATCGCTCGTTGAACAAAAACAAGAGACGGATATCGttcaaaaagaggaaaaaatcaAAGAGGCAAGTGACAAAGAGACGGCCAGTCATGAAAATCAAACGAATAAGGAAAGTGATATTGATATTGAATATTGcagaaaggaagaggataaggtggaaataataaaagatgtcaatgaaataaattcgaaagaagaatTGGATGTATGTCTTCGAAGAAAAGACTCTGCTGACAGACTATCACGATCCGACAGTTTTTCCGTTCAAgaggagataaagaaaattgaaagacaAATCCAAGCTTTAGAATCGAAAAATTCATCGAGAGATTCAACGGATCAAACCTTGGACGATATTGCAGCTGATCGTACTTCGAACAACACTCGACTATCCATTCTAGCTAATCGCAGACACTTTTTTCAAAACATGGTTGATAACGAAGTAAATAAAGACGGTGTTAAGATTGAGTTTAAAGAATTACctagagaacaaaaaaatattcatgttATCAAATTAACAGATTCTCCCGTACCCGTCGAAGCACCTAAAGAACCAGTGAAAGTTATCGAATTACACATTTCCGAACCCATCAGACAAAGACCAGAAATTTTGGATGACGTGAATCCTATACCAAAACCTAGAAGACATGCCTCCTTGAGTCATAATGGCTTCGAAGTTCCCATTGCTCCAAGAGAAAGAAGCAGAAATTCTGAATCTTCTGATAAGAGAGGGAAATCTGTTTGA